The Apis mellifera strain DH4 linkage group LG8, Amel_HAv3.1, whole genome shotgun sequence genome contains a region encoding:
- the LOC409814 gene encoding beta-glucuronidase translates to MWCLLFLSISAVLAGELGPEFDYPETPNIEYSPLPQEEAPSPLPGMLYPRESESREVRSLDGMWDFVTSPSGDTLKGYKEAWFADELSKVGKVMQMPVPSSYNDITTSSELRDHLGAVWYQRTFFVPSSWREQRVFVRFGSVHYLAQVWINNDFVTNHEIGHLPFEAEISSYLIYGGKNRITVAVDNTLLQTSVPQGKIIETVVDNGTIHLQTYTFDFFNYAGIHRPVLLYTKPRVYIEDISVRTGLIGDVGIVKYIIEPAGLYEHEIPICRVSLLDANDNLAVQEPIYGFSGTLKVPFPNLWWPRGMNSNPGYLYTLKVTLSVVNGTIVDIYRLPIGIRTLAWTNTSLLLNDKPVYMRGFGKHEDSILRGRGLDLVTVARDYELLQWIGANAYRTSHYPYSEEVLDLADRLGFLIIDECPSVDTENFSPMLLSRHKDSLSELIRRDKNRPSVIMWSIANEPRTQLSEAGEYFKQVAHHTKALDPTRPITIAMSRTVQEDKAGEYIDIISFNRYNAWYHNPGRLDSITNRVIAEAEAWHRKYNKPVLMTEYGADTMPGLHELPEYIWSEEYQKNVLSKHFIAFDQLRNEGFFIGEFIWNFADFRTAQTYIRVGGNKKGVFTRDRQPKMAAYHLRKRYFSLQKELDGTEIPTDFEDYISLHYSSHSKKLY, encoded by the exons ATGTGGTGTTTACTTTTCCTTTCAATTAGCGCGGTGTTGGCCGGGGAATTGGGCCCAGAATTCGACTATCCTGAAACACCGAATATAGAATACTCGCCTTTACCCCAGGAAGAAGCGCCATCGCCTCTCCCTGGAATGCTTTATCCACGAGAAAGTGAATCGAGAGAA gtGAGATCATTGGACGGTATGTGGGACTTTGTCACTTCTCCGTCGGGAGACACGCTTAAAGGTTATAAAGAAGCATGGTTTGCAGATGAATTATCAAAG GTAGGAAAAGTGATGCAGATGCCTGTTCCCTCGTCGTATAACGATATCACGACATCTAGCGAATTGAGGGATCACTTGGGCGCTGTTTGGTATCAACGAACCTTCTTCGTGCCTTCCTCCTGGCGGGAACAAAGAGTATTTGTCAGATTCGGCTCCGTGCATTACCTCGCGCAAgtg TGGATAAACAATGACTTTGTAACTAACCATGAAATCGGTCATCTTCCATTCGAAGCCGAGATATCTTCGTATTTGATTTACGGCGGTAAAAATCGCATAACAGTTGCAGTTGATAATACTTTGCTTCAAACCAGTGTCCCGcaaggaaaaattatcgaaactgTTGTCGATAATGGAACGATACACTTGCAAACTTACACTTTTGACTTTTTCAACTATGCTGGCATACACAG gcCTGTTTTGTTGTATACGAAACCACGCGTCTATATCGAAGATATAAGCGTAAGAACGGGACTGATCGGTGATGTCGGTATCGTAAAGTATATAATTGAGCCGGCAGGTTTGTACGAGCATGAAATCCCTATATGCAGAGTGAGCTTACTCGATGCCAATGATAATTTAGCCGTGCAAGAGCCTATTTACGGATTTTCCGGCACTCTGAAAGTACCATTTCCTAACCTTTGGTGGCCTAGGGGTATGAATTCTAATCCTGGATATCTTTACACGTTAAAG GTTACATTATCGGTGGTAAATGGAACTATAGTGGACATCTACAGACTTCCAATTGGTATCAGGACATTGGCGTGGACAAATACGAGTTTGTTACTTAACGATAAACCTGTGTACATGCGAGGATTCGGTAAACACGAGGACTCGATACTAAGAGGACGGGGCCTGGATTTAGTAACCGTTGCCAGGGACTACGAGTTGCTTCAATGGATCGGCGCTAACGCTTATAGAACTAGTCATTATCCTTACAGCGAGGAAGTACTCGATTTGGCGGATCG GTTAGGTTTTCTCATTATCGACGAATGTCCTTCGGTGGATACCGAGAATTTTTCACCGATGCTTCTTTCGCGTCATAAAGATTCATTATCAGAGCTTATAAGGAGAGATAAGAATCGGCCTTCGGTAATCATGTGGTCAATCGCTAATGAACCAAGGACGCAACTTTCAGAAGCTggcgaatattttaaacaggTTGCTCATCATACGAAAGCGCTCGATCCTACCAGGCCAATTACCATTGCCATGTCTCGAACAGTTCAG GAAGATAAAGCTGgtgaatatatcgatataattagttttaatcGTTATAACGCTTGGTACCATAATCCAGGCCGTCTCGATTCAATAACAAATCGAGTTATAGCCGAAGCTGAAGCATGGcatagaaaatataacaagCCTGTTCTTATGACCGAGTATGGAGCCGATACTATGCCTGGATTACACGAA CTGCCTGAATATATATGGAGCGAAGAATATCagaaaaatgtattatctAAACATTTTATAGCATTCGATCAATTAAGAAATGAGGGATTTTTTATTGGtgaatttatttggaattttgcTGATTTTCGAACAGCTCAAA catATATCAGAGTAGGTGGTAATAAAAAAGGTGTATTCACAAGAGATAGACAACCAAAAATGGCGGCTTATCATCttcgaaaaagatatttttctcttcaaaaagAATTGGATGGTACAGAAATACCAACGgattttgaagattatatttctcttcattATTCTtctcattcaaaaaaattatactaa